A single window of Mycobacterium sp. ITM-2016-00318 DNA harbors:
- a CDS encoding cytochrome P450, translating into MATTQACPFGQGFDFTNPDILERGIPVTEFAELRKTAPVWWNEQPESIFDDGGYWVISRHEDIKAISRDGDLWSTNRKGVVMRMPEGTTPDQLELTKAMLINHDAPEHTRLRKLVSRLFTPRAVAGLEEKLADAAREIVADAKQKRSGNFVDDIAMRLPLLAIADMLGVPEGDREKLFGWTNSIMNTDDPDFESDYVAANAELMGYAYTMAEERRRCPADDIVTKLVQADVDGEWMEDAEFAFFVILLAVAGNETTRNAMTHGMNAFFENPQQWELFKSERPDTAADEIVRWATPVHCFQRTAMADTELGGVAIKEGQRVGLFYSSANYDEAVFDRPFEFNVLRDPNPHLGFGGNGAHFCIGANLARMEIKLIFNEIADQIPDLSKLAEPQRLRSGWLNGVKDLQVSYQG; encoded by the coding sequence ATGGCAACGACGCAGGCCTGCCCCTTCGGACAGGGATTCGATTTCACCAACCCCGACATCCTCGAACGGGGCATACCGGTCACCGAGTTCGCCGAGCTGCGCAAGACCGCGCCGGTGTGGTGGAACGAGCAGCCCGAGTCGATCTTCGACGACGGCGGCTACTGGGTCATCAGCCGCCACGAGGACATCAAGGCGATCTCCCGCGACGGCGACCTGTGGTCGACGAACCGCAAGGGCGTCGTGATGCGCATGCCCGAAGGAACCACGCCAGATCAGCTGGAGCTGACCAAGGCGATGCTCATCAACCACGACGCCCCAGAGCACACCCGGTTGCGCAAGCTGGTGTCGAGACTGTTCACTCCGCGCGCCGTCGCCGGGCTCGAGGAGAAGCTGGCTGACGCCGCCCGCGAGATCGTGGCCGACGCGAAGCAGAAGCGAAGCGGCAACTTCGTCGACGACATCGCGATGCGCCTGCCGCTCCTGGCGATCGCGGACATGCTCGGCGTGCCAGAGGGCGACCGCGAGAAGCTGTTCGGGTGGACGAACTCGATCATGAACACCGACGACCCCGACTTCGAGTCGGACTATGTCGCGGCCAACGCCGAGCTGATGGGTTACGCCTACACGATGGCCGAGGAACGCCGACGCTGTCCCGCCGATGACATCGTCACCAAGCTGGTGCAGGCCGACGTCGACGGCGAATGGATGGAAGACGCCGAATTCGCCTTCTTCGTCATCCTTCTCGCGGTGGCGGGCAACGAGACGACCCGCAACGCGATGACTCATGGGATGAACGCGTTCTTCGAGAACCCGCAGCAGTGGGAGCTATTCAAAAGTGAGCGCCCCGACACCGCCGCCGACGAGATCGTGCGCTGGGCCACGCCTGTGCACTGCTTCCAGCGCACGGCGATGGCGGACACCGAACTGGGCGGCGTGGCCATCAAGGAAGGCCAGCGCGTCGGCCTGTTCTACAGCTCGGCGAACTACGACGAGGCGGTCTTCGACCGGCCCTTCGAGTTCAACGTCCTGCGCGACCCCAACCCGCATCTCGGATTCGGCGGCAACGGCGCTCACTTCTGCATCGGGGCGAACCTTGCCAGGATGGAGATCAAACTGATCTTCAACGAGATCGCCGATCAGATTCCCGACCTTTCGAAACTCGCTGAGCCGCAACGGCTCCGGTCGGGTTGGCTGAACGGCGTCAAGGACCTGCAGGTTTCCTACCAGGGCTAG
- a CDS encoding TetR/AcrR family transcriptional regulator produces MRTHGWSGAAPASDDEAVARILDAASKAIDARGAEFSIADVARTLGVTRQTVYRYFPSTDALLVAAAVHAADDFANRVEAHLRGITDPVEAVTEGIATALEWLPKDKHLGLLIVPGRPNPHTGSVTGDVALDFGHAMVRRFDVDWASLGYTDKDLDELAEHLLRIIQSFVTDPGRPPRTGVELREYLRRWVGSAVAAGR; encoded by the coding sequence GTGCGAACCCACGGTTGGTCTGGCGCCGCGCCCGCCAGTGACGACGAGGCCGTCGCGCGCATCCTCGATGCGGCGAGCAAGGCCATCGACGCCCGCGGTGCGGAGTTCTCGATCGCCGACGTCGCCCGCACGCTCGGCGTGACGCGCCAGACGGTCTACCGGTACTTCCCCAGCACCGACGCACTGCTGGTGGCCGCCGCCGTGCACGCCGCGGACGACTTCGCCAACCGTGTCGAGGCGCACCTGCGTGGCATCACCGACCCCGTCGAAGCCGTCACCGAGGGCATCGCGACCGCACTCGAGTGGCTGCCCAAGGACAAGCATCTCGGCCTGCTCATCGTGCCCGGCAGGCCGAACCCACACACCGGGTCGGTCACCGGTGATGTCGCGCTCGACTTCGGCCACGCGATGGTGCGCCGGTTCGACGTCGACTGGGCGAGCCTCGGCTACACCGACAAGGACCTCGACGAGCTGGCCGAGCACCTGCTGCGCATCATCCAGTCGTTCGTCACCGATCCCGGTCGGCCGCCCCGCACCGGCGTGGAACTACGGGAATACCTCCGCCGCTGGGTCGGCTCAGCGGTTGCCGCGGGGCGCTAA
- a CDS encoding carboxymuconolactone decarboxylase family protein encodes MDEQRKRGLEKMNEVYGWEMPDIEGDPFFDLTVDHLFGDIWSRPALSMREKRLMTLSIVTALGEQDLAEIQVNAALQNGEFTADELKEVAVFLTQYVGFPRGSGLNGVVGRVVAKHKKAAERGEGVDKKANVNDAVRMHTGKKLDD; translated from the coding sequence ATGGACGAGCAGCGGAAGCGTGGCCTCGAGAAGATGAACGAGGTCTACGGCTGGGAGATGCCCGACATCGAGGGCGATCCCTTCTTCGACCTGACCGTCGACCACCTCTTCGGCGACATCTGGAGTCGGCCCGCGCTTTCCATGCGCGAGAAGCGCCTCATGACCTTGTCGATCGTCACCGCCCTCGGCGAGCAGGACCTCGCCGAGATCCAGGTGAACGCCGCGCTGCAGAACGGCGAGTTCACCGCGGACGAGCTGAAAGAGGTCGCCGTCTTCCTCACCCAGTACGTCGGCTTCCCAAGGGGTTCGGGCCTGAACGGGGTGGTCGGCCGCGTGGTCGCCAAGCACAAGAAGGCGGCCGAGCGCGGCGAGGGCGTGGACAAGAAGGCCAACGTCAACGACGCTGTCCGCATGCACACCGGGAAGAAGCTCGATGACTAG
- a CDS encoding NAD(P)-dependent oxidoreductase produces MTEQLKLGYIGLGDMGAPMAKRLVDWPGGLTVYDLRRDAMTPLAEAGASPADSLEDVAKADIISVTVLNDEQVRAVIAGANGLARFVKPGTVIAIHSTISETTAEELARQLTPEGIHIVDAPISGGKGAAEKGELAVMVGAEREVYERIKPAFKLFASLVVHAGEPGAGTRMKLARNMLTFISYAAAGEAMNLADKAGISVQQLGRVIRHTDLQSGGPGAVVVRENSDALQPDDFLYGPLAHARNLGEKDLNLALALGESVGVDLPLAEIARKNLAAGLGVPHTAESAKE; encoded by the coding sequence ATGACTGAGCAACTGAAGCTCGGCTACATCGGCCTCGGGGACATGGGTGCGCCGATGGCCAAGCGACTCGTCGACTGGCCCGGCGGTTTGACGGTCTACGACCTGCGCCGGGACGCCATGACCCCGCTGGCGGAGGCCGGCGCGTCACCGGCCGACAGCCTCGAAGACGTAGCCAAGGCCGACATCATCAGCGTCACCGTCCTCAACGACGAGCAGGTGCGCGCCGTCATCGCGGGCGCGAACGGGCTGGCCAGGTTCGTCAAACCGGGCACGGTGATCGCCATCCATTCGACGATCAGCGAAACCACCGCCGAGGAACTCGCCCGTCAGCTCACGCCGGAAGGCATTCACATCGTCGACGCACCGATCAGCGGCGGGAAGGGCGCGGCCGAAAAGGGCGAGCTCGCCGTGATGGTCGGCGCCGAGCGTGAGGTCTATGAGCGCATCAAGCCCGCTTTCAAACTGTTCGCGTCGCTCGTCGTACACGCCGGCGAACCAGGCGCTGGGACGCGGATGAAGCTGGCCCGCAATATGTTGACCTTCATCTCCTATGCGGCTGCGGGCGAGGCGATGAACCTTGCCGACAAGGCGGGTATCAGCGTCCAGCAACTGGGCCGCGTCATCCGTCACACCGACCTGCAGAGCGGTGGTCCGGGTGCGGTCGTCGTCCGTGAGAACTCGGATGCGTTGCAACCCGATGATTTTCTGTACGGCCCGCTCGCGCATGCCCGCAACCTCGGCGAGAAGGATCTGAACTTGGCGCTCGCGCTGGGCGAATCCGTCGGTGTTGACCTACCGCTGGCGGAGATCGCGCGGAAGAACCTGGCAGCAGGCCTCGGAGTGCCGCATACGGCAGAGAGTGCGAAGGAGTAG
- a CDS encoding SDR family oxidoreductase has translation MGLYGDQFKEKVAIVTGAGGGIGQAYAEALAREGAAVVVADINTEGAQKVADGIKGEGGNALAVRVDVADPDSAKEMAATTLSEFGGIDYLVNNAAIFGGMKLDFLITVDWDYYKKFMSVNMDGALVCTRAVYRKMAKRGGGAIINQSSTAAWLYSNFYGLAKVGVNGLTQQLATELGGQNIRVNAIAPGPIDTEANRTSTPKEIVDDIVKRIPLSRMGETDDLAGMCLFLLSDQAKWITGQIFNVDGGQIMRS, from the coding sequence GTGGGCCTCTACGGAGATCAGTTCAAGGAGAAGGTGGCCATCGTCACCGGCGCAGGCGGCGGTATCGGCCAGGCGTACGCGGAGGCGCTGGCCCGCGAGGGCGCTGCAGTCGTCGTCGCCGACATCAACACCGAAGGCGCCCAGAAGGTCGCCGATGGCATCAAGGGCGAAGGCGGCAATGCGCTCGCCGTTCGTGTCGATGTGGCCGACCCGGACTCCGCCAAGGAGATGGCCGCGACGACGCTGTCCGAATTCGGCGGCATCGACTACCTGGTCAACAACGCCGCAATCTTCGGCGGCATGAAGCTGGACTTCTTGATCACGGTTGACTGGGACTACTACAAGAAGTTCATGAGCGTGAACATGGACGGCGCACTGGTGTGCACCAGGGCGGTGTATCGCAAGATGGCCAAGCGCGGCGGCGGCGCCATCATCAATCAGTCATCCACCGCGGCGTGGCTGTACTCCAACTTCTACGGGTTGGCCAAGGTCGGCGTGAACGGTCTGACCCAGCAGTTGGCGACCGAGCTCGGCGGCCAGAACATCCGGGTCAACGCGATCGCGCCGGGACCGATCGACACCGAGGCCAACCGCACGAGCACGCCGAAGGAAATCGTCGACGACATCGTGAAGCGAATTCCGTTGTCGCGCATGGGCGAGACTGACGATCTGGCGGGCATGTGTCTGTTTCTGCTTTCGGATCAGGCAAAGTGGATCACCGGTCAGATCTTCAATGTCGACGGCGGCCAGATCATGCGATCATGA
- a CDS encoding aldehyde dehydrogenase, which yields MSLLADRQSQLLIDGKLEAGGGGTFPTVNPATEEVLGVAADATPDDMGRAIEAARRAFDDTDWSTNTELRVRSIRQLQEVLTQHVEDLREITIAEVGAPRMLTAAAQLEGPIADLSFCADTAESYQWSIDAGVASPMGIKTHRTIAKEAVGVVGAITPWNFPHQINLAKIGPALAAGNTVVLKPAPDTPWCAAVVGQLIAEHTDIPPGVINIVTSSDHAVGALLSKDPRVDMVSFTGSTNTGRAVMSDGAATLKKVFLELGGKSAFLVLDDAALAGACSMSAFTASMHAGQGCAITTRLVVPRARYDEAVEAAAATMAGLKPGDPTDAGTICGPVISARQRDRIQGYLDSATAEGGTFACGGGRPADRDTGFFIEPTVIAGLDNHAKVAREEIFGPVLTVIAHDGDDDAVAIANDSPYGLSGTVFSADPDRAAGVAARMRVGTVNVNGGVWYSADMPFGGYKQSGIGREMGLAGFEEYLETKAIATAVN from the coding sequence ATGAGTCTGCTGGCCGATCGCCAGAGCCAATTGCTCATCGACGGGAAGCTCGAGGCGGGTGGCGGCGGCACCTTCCCCACGGTGAATCCCGCCACAGAGGAGGTGCTCGGCGTCGCCGCCGACGCAACGCCCGACGATATGGGCCGCGCCATCGAGGCCGCCCGCCGTGCGTTCGACGACACCGACTGGTCCACGAACACCGAACTGCGCGTGCGCAGCATCAGGCAGCTGCAGGAGGTGCTGACCCAGCACGTCGAGGACCTGCGTGAGATCACCATCGCCGAAGTCGGAGCACCGCGGATGCTGACGGCCGCCGCGCAACTGGAGGGGCCGATCGCCGATCTCAGCTTCTGCGCCGACACCGCCGAGTCGTACCAGTGGAGCATCGATGCCGGCGTCGCGTCCCCGATGGGCATCAAGACCCACCGCACCATTGCCAAGGAGGCGGTCGGGGTCGTCGGCGCCATCACGCCGTGGAATTTCCCGCACCAGATCAACCTCGCCAAGATCGGGCCTGCGCTGGCGGCGGGCAACACCGTGGTGCTCAAGCCGGCACCTGACACTCCCTGGTGCGCCGCTGTCGTCGGCCAGTTGATCGCCGAACACACCGACATTCCGCCTGGCGTGATCAACATCGTCACCTCCAGCGACCACGCGGTCGGCGCGCTGCTGTCCAAAGACCCACGCGTGGACATGGTTTCGTTCACCGGGTCAACCAATACAGGTCGTGCCGTGATGTCCGACGGAGCTGCGACGCTGAAGAAGGTGTTCCTGGAACTCGGCGGCAAGTCGGCCTTCCTCGTGCTCGATGACGCCGCTCTCGCGGGCGCCTGCTCGATGTCGGCATTCACCGCCTCGATGCACGCCGGGCAGGGCTGTGCCATCACCACCCGACTCGTGGTCCCGCGAGCGCGCTATGACGAGGCTGTCGAGGCTGCGGCCGCGACGATGGCCGGCCTCAAGCCAGGGGATCCGACGGACGCGGGCACCATCTGCGGGCCGGTGATTTCGGCTCGGCAGCGCGATCGCATCCAGGGGTACCTCGATTCCGCGACGGCCGAGGGCGGCACATTCGCCTGCGGCGGAGGGCGTCCCGCCGACCGGGACACCGGATTCTTCATCGAGCCGACGGTCATCGCCGGACTCGACAACCACGCCAAGGTCGCGCGGGAGGAGATCTTCGGACCGGTGCTGACGGTGATCGCCCACGACGGCGACGACGACGCCGTGGCGATCGCCAACGACTCGCCCTACGGCCTTTCGGGCACCGTGTTCAGTGCCGACCCCGACCGGGCCGCCGGCGTCGCCGCGCGGATGCGCGTCGGCACCGTCAACGTCAACGGCGGCGTCTGGTACTCCGCCGACATGCCCTTCGGCGGCTACAAGCAGTCCGGCATCGGCCGGGAGATGGGGCTCGCTGGATTCGAGGAGTACCTCGAGACCAAAGCGATTGCCACAGCGGTCAATTAA
- a CDS encoding TetR/AcrR family transcriptional regulator: MSSDAVVTVTDQSGETPRNRRQEETFRKVLTAGVEMLRESSYADLTVRAVAARAKVAPATAYTYFSSKNHLIAEVYLDLMRQVPYFTDVNDSTPTRVEGALRAMTLMIADEPEVAAACTTALLSSNDQAATTVRDRIGAEIHRRIRSAMGPDADPRTVSALEMTYFGALVHAGSGYVSYREIADRLSYVVGLVLGEDK; encoded by the coding sequence GTGTCCAGCGATGCCGTGGTCACGGTGACAGACCAGAGCGGCGAAACACCGCGCAACCGGCGGCAGGAAGAGACGTTCCGCAAGGTCCTCACCGCGGGTGTGGAGATGCTTCGGGAGTCCTCCTATGCCGATCTGACGGTGCGTGCGGTCGCCGCTCGCGCCAAGGTCGCGCCGGCGACCGCCTACACCTACTTCTCGTCGAAGAATCATCTGATCGCCGAGGTGTACCTGGACCTGATGCGTCAGGTGCCCTACTTCACAGATGTCAACGACAGCACGCCGACACGCGTCGAGGGGGCGCTGCGCGCCATGACGCTGATGATCGCCGACGAGCCGGAGGTCGCGGCTGCCTGCACGACGGCGTTGCTGTCCAGCAACGACCAGGCGGCGACCACCGTGCGCGACCGCATCGGCGCTGAGATCCACCGCCGCATCCGGTCGGCGATGGGCCCCGACGCCGACCCCCGCACCGTCTCAGCGCTCGAGATGACGTACTTCGGCGCACTCGTTCACGCGGGCAGCGGCTATGTCAGCTATCGCGAGATCGCCGACCGGCTGTCTTACGTCGTCGGCCTCGTCCTCGGAGAGGACAAATGA
- a CDS encoding cytochrome P450 — protein MTASTSDVILDPYDYHFHEDPYPYYKRLREEAPLYHNEELGFWALSRHQDVREGFRNSTTLSNRDGVSLDPISRGPHASKTMSFLAMDDPGHLRLRTLVSKGFTPRRIRELEPRVTELAVGHLDTMLERARSGETVDFVAEFAGRLPMDVISELMGVPLEDRDRIRAMADGVMHREDGVNDVPASAIEASINLMVYYQQMIADRRKQAADDLTTALLEAEIDGDRLTDDEVLGFLFLMVIAGNETTTKLLANAAFWGHRNPDQLAPLYDDLDRIPLWVEETLRYDTSSQLLARVVAGDLNLYDTAIPDGDILLLLPGSAHRDERVFDKPDDYVIGREIGSNLLSFGSGAHFCLGAHLARMEARVALAEMFSRVRGFEVDEANAVRVHSSSVRGFAHLPMTVEVR, from the coding sequence GTGACTGCTTCGACCAGCGACGTGATCCTCGATCCGTACGACTACCACTTCCACGAGGATCCGTACCCGTACTACAAGCGGCTGCGCGAAGAAGCGCCGCTGTACCACAACGAAGAGCTCGGTTTCTGGGCGCTGTCGCGACACCAGGATGTGCGCGAGGGCTTTCGCAACAGCACCACGCTCTCCAATCGCGACGGTGTGTCACTCGACCCGATCTCGCGCGGCCCGCACGCCAGCAAGACCATGTCGTTCCTGGCGATGGACGACCCAGGGCATCTGCGCCTGCGCACTTTGGTGTCGAAAGGCTTCACTCCGCGACGCATCAGGGAACTCGAGCCGCGTGTCACCGAACTGGCCGTTGGTCATCTCGACACGATGTTGGAGCGGGCACGCTCCGGCGAAACAGTGGACTTCGTGGCGGAATTCGCGGGCAGGCTGCCGATGGACGTCATCTCCGAGCTGATGGGTGTGCCGCTGGAGGATCGCGACCGCATACGTGCCATGGCCGACGGCGTCATGCACCGCGAGGACGGTGTGAACGACGTGCCTGCGTCCGCGATCGAGGCGTCGATCAACCTGATGGTCTACTACCAGCAGATGATCGCTGACCGCCGAAAGCAGGCGGCCGACGACCTCACCACCGCACTGCTGGAGGCCGAGATCGACGGCGACCGGCTGACCGACGACGAGGTGCTGGGATTCCTGTTCCTTATGGTGATCGCCGGCAATGAGACGACCACCAAACTGCTTGCCAATGCCGCGTTCTGGGGGCACCGCAATCCGGACCAGTTGGCGCCGCTGTACGACGACCTCGACAGAATCCCGCTGTGGGTCGAGGAGACGTTGCGCTACGACACGTCCAGTCAGCTGCTGGCACGTGTGGTCGCAGGCGACCTGAACCTCTATGACACCGCGATTCCCGACGGCGACATCCTGCTGTTGCTGCCGGGTTCCGCGCATCGCGACGAGCGGGTTTTCGACAAACCCGACGACTACGTCATCGGCCGCGAGATCGGTTCCAATCTCCTGAGTTTCGGCAGCGGGGCCCACTTCTGCCTCGGCGCACACCTTGCACGCATGGAAGCGCGGGTCGCACTCGCCGAGATGTTCTCCCGAGTCCGCGGGTTCGAGGTGGACGAGGCCAACGCCGTCCGCGTTCACTCGAGCAGCGTCCGCGGGTTCGCCCATCTACCCATGACCGTGGAGGTCCGTTAA
- a CDS encoding SDR family oxidoreductase, which translates to MPRFEPLPERRPALVAGASSGIGEATAIELAARGFPVALGARRVEKLTELVGKIQADGGEAVGFHLDVTDPNSVKSFVSQSIEALGDIEVLVAGAGDTFFGKLDEITPDEFNSQLQIHLVGANRLAAAVLPGMMDRQRGDLIFVGSDVSLRQRPHMGAYGAAKAGLIAMVTNYQMELEGTGVRASIVHPGPTKTGMGWSLPAEKIGPALEDWAKWGQARHDYFLRPSDLARAIAFVAETPRGGYIANMELQPEAPLTTAPAERQQLRLNEENLK; encoded by the coding sequence ATGCCGCGCTTCGAACCCCTACCCGAACGGAGGCCCGCTCTCGTGGCGGGCGCATCGTCGGGCATCGGTGAAGCAACCGCAATCGAACTCGCCGCCCGCGGCTTCCCCGTCGCGCTCGGCGCACGTCGCGTGGAGAAGCTCACCGAACTCGTCGGCAAGATCCAGGCCGACGGTGGTGAAGCCGTCGGATTCCACCTTGACGTCACCGATCCCAATTCGGTGAAATCGTTTGTCTCACAGTCCATCGAGGCGCTCGGTGATATCGAGGTACTGGTGGCCGGGGCAGGCGACACGTTCTTCGGCAAGCTCGACGAGATCACCCCCGACGAGTTCAACTCGCAATTGCAGATCCATCTGGTCGGCGCCAACCGGCTGGCCGCGGCGGTGCTGCCGGGAATGATGGATCGTCAGCGCGGCGATCTCATCTTCGTCGGCTCCGACGTGTCGCTACGCCAACGCCCGCACATGGGCGCCTACGGCGCCGCCAAGGCCGGTCTCATCGCGATGGTGACCAACTATCAGATGGAACTCGAAGGCACCGGTGTTCGGGCGTCGATCGTGCATCCCGGTCCGACCAAGACCGGGATGGGCTGGAGCCTGCCCGCCGAGAAGATCGGTCCCGCCCTCGAGGACTGGGCCAAGTGGGGTCAGGCCCGCCACGACTACTTCCTGCGCCCATCAGATCTCGCACGCGCCATCGCGTTCGTGGCCGAGACGCCGCGCGGCGGCTACATCGCGAACATGGAGCTTCAGCCCGAAGCGCCGCTGACCACTGCACCCGCCGAACGCCAACAGCTGAGGCTGAACGAGGAGAATCTGAAATGA
- a CDS encoding cytochrome P450: MTTAVVPRVSGGEEEHGHLEEFRTDPIGLMKRVRDECGDVGWFQLVDKHVILLSGAEANEFFFRSADEDLDQAEAYPFMTPIFGQGVVFDASPERRKEMLHNSALRGEQMKGHAATIEAEVKKMIADWGDEGEIELLDFFAELTIYTSTACLIGLKFRNELDHRFAEYYHDLERGTDPLCYVDPYLPIESFKRRDEARVKLVALVQEIMDQRLANPPKDKSDRDMLDVLVSIRDEDGKPRFSADEVTGMFISLMFAGHHTSSGTSAWTLIELIRHPEIYAEVRSELDELYADGQEVSFHALRQIPKLDNVVKETLRLHPPLIILMRVAQGEFEVEGFPIHKGDFVAASPAISNRIPEDFPDPDAFNPDRYNKPEQADIVNRWTWIPFGAGRHRCVGAAFAQMQIKAIFSVLLREYEFEMAQPADSYRNDHTKMVVQLARPAKARYRRRV, translated from the coding sequence ATGACGACCGCCGTCGTGCCCCGCGTCTCGGGTGGCGAAGAGGAACACGGCCACCTCGAGGAGTTCCGCACCGACCCCATCGGCCTGATGAAGCGGGTTCGCGACGAATGCGGCGACGTCGGCTGGTTCCAGCTCGTCGACAAGCACGTGATACTGCTGTCGGGCGCCGAAGCCAACGAGTTCTTCTTCCGGTCCGCCGACGAGGATCTCGACCAGGCCGAGGCCTACCCCTTCATGACGCCGATCTTCGGCCAGGGCGTGGTGTTCGACGCCAGCCCCGAGCGTCGCAAGGAGATGCTGCACAACTCGGCGCTGCGCGGCGAGCAGATGAAGGGCCACGCCGCCACCATCGAGGCCGAGGTCAAGAAGATGATCGCCGACTGGGGTGACGAAGGCGAGATCGAGCTGCTCGACTTCTTCGCCGAGCTGACCATCTATACGTCGACCGCATGCCTGATCGGGCTGAAGTTCCGCAATGAACTCGACCACCGCTTCGCGGAGTACTACCACGACCTGGAGCGCGGCACCGATCCGCTGTGCTACGTGGACCCGTACCTGCCGATCGAGAGCTTCAAGCGCCGCGACGAGGCGCGCGTGAAACTCGTTGCGCTGGTGCAGGAGATCATGGACCAGCGGCTGGCCAATCCGCCGAAGGACAAGTCCGACCGCGACATGCTCGACGTGTTGGTGTCGATCCGTGACGAGGACGGCAAACCGCGGTTTTCGGCCGACGAGGTCACCGGCATGTTCATCTCGCTGATGTTCGCCGGGCACCACACCAGCTCCGGCACCTCGGCCTGGACACTGATCGAGCTGATCCGCCACCCGGAGATCTACGCCGAGGTGCGCAGTGAGCTCGACGAACTGTACGCCGACGGCCAGGAGGTGAGTTTCCATGCGCTACGTCAGATTCCGAAGCTCGACAACGTCGTCAAGGAAACCCTGCGGCTGCATCCACCACTGATCATCCTGATGCGGGTGGCTCAAGGTGAGTTTGAGGTCGAAGGCTTTCCGATCCACAAGGGCGACTTCGTCGCCGCCTCCCCCGCGATCAGCAACCGGATACCCGAGGACTTCCCCGACCCGGATGCGTTCAACCCGGATCGCTACAACAAACCCGAACAGGCCGACATCGTCAACCGGTGGACGTGGATCCCGTTCGGCGCGGGCAGGCACCGCTGCGTCGGCGCGGCCTTCGCCCAGATGCAGATCAAGGCGATCTTCTCGGTCCTTCTGCGCGAGTACGAGTTCGAAATGGCGCAGCCCGCCGATTCATACCGCAACGACCACACCAAGATGGTGGTTCAGCTGGCCCGTCCGGCCAAGGCGCGCTACCGCAGGCGGGTTTAG
- a CDS encoding ferredoxin yields the protein MGIRIQVDTDLCQGHAMCELEAPDYFKVPKRGQVEIRKATAPEEDRTEVEQAVWACPTQALSIKDEDEKGQADGDT from the coding sequence ATGGGCATCAGGATCCAGGTCGACACCGACCTCTGCCAGGGCCACGCCATGTGCGAGTTGGAGGCCCCCGATTACTTCAAGGTGCCCAAACGCGGGCAGGTCGAGATTCGCAAAGCCACGGCGCCGGAAGAGGACCGGACCGAGGTCGAACAAGCCGTGTGGGCGTGTCCCACACAAGCACTGTCCATCAAAGACGAGGACGAGAAAGGTCAAGCCGATGGCGACACGTGA
- a CDS encoding nuclear transport factor 2 family protein: MATREQLDKWVEEWLEANRVCERNGDWKPLAEFYTDDATYGWNIGPKEDVMCVGKAEIRDVALGLEMEGLENWNYEYQKVLVDEKQSEIVGFWKQVVNKSDGTRDEIYGIGGSWFRLNDNLLIEWQRDFFDFGHVSHMFGKLIGSGDLSAGMQKRIERSMAGEKLPGYYPLGEAPAPIW, encoded by the coding sequence ATGGCGACACGTGAACAGCTCGACAAGTGGGTCGAGGAATGGCTGGAAGCCAACCGCGTCTGTGAGCGCAACGGCGACTGGAAGCCGCTGGCCGAGTTCTACACCGACGACGCCACCTACGGCTGGAACATCGGGCCCAAGGAAGACGTCATGTGTGTCGGCAAGGCCGAAATCCGCGACGTCGCATTGGGCCTAGAGATGGAGGGCCTGGAGAACTGGAACTACGAGTACCAGAAGGTGCTCGTCGACGAGAAGCAGAGTGAGATCGTCGGTTTCTGGAAGCAGGTCGTCAACAAGTCCGACGGCACCCGCGACGAAATCTACGGCATCGGCGGAAGCTGGTTCCGATTGAATGACAACCTGTTGATCGAATGGCAGCGCGACTTCTTCGACTTCGGTCACGTGTCCCACATGTTCGGCAAGCTCATCGGCTCCGGCGACCTGTCCGCGGGCATGCAGAAGCGGATCGAACGCTCGATGGCAGGGGAGAAACTGCCTGGTTACTACCCATTGGGCGAGGCGCCGGCACCGATCTGGTGA